The Naumovozyma dairenensis CBS 421 chromosome 1, complete genome genomic interval CATTCTGTAAacatgaaattaaatttggtTTTTTAGGGTGCAAACGCTACGTAGTCATATACAAGCAAGATATGTTTTCAGTAATTCTATTTTTCCAAGTAATATGGGAATATTTATCAGAAAAAGTGACATAATTGGTTATAGTATATTTCAAATGGGTAAAAGATAACTCATCAACCATTATCTTGAGAACGTCACTGAGGGATGGCCTCggagaaagagaaaaagaaatacatTATCCTTTGAAAAGTAGTTTATAAATTCTTTGTTATAGCGCTTGTTGAAATTATAGTATATGCTATGAGATAATAAGGAGGAAGATAAATAATGAACTTGGGCTGGATGAGATACAAATGGCCTCAGTTGGTCtctattatttctatttgggtttctttttccattCTCTTTATGCTAACTCAAAATTCAATACAAATTGTGGCTCAGCCGCCCTCCGTAGAGTTGTTTGTAACATGATATATAAACAAGAATAAAGAACAGTTGATAGCCATCATAAAATAATAGGATGATAATCTGTCGctctttatattttcctGACAATATTTGTATCTTCTTAGGGAGCAAAGAACTCTCTAAATTTCATGTATACTAGCATCAAGTTTATCTTGCTAATGGGGAGGAACACACAGGACTTTATCTAAAACTTAATAAAGCAAAAGTAACAATAGTACGTCCATCACGGTATGGAAACTAGTCTTTCTAACcttttttatattctttatatagAGTTTCGAAACTACATTGATCAAAAGCAACCTCTCTTGGAATATCATGTTGATATTTATGTCCTATCAAGAGGTTCCACTCACATCAAAAAAACCAACTCGTCTCTTTTTTTCAGCCGCTTTTCtatcattcaaataaagataagaaTTTGGAAACCGCAAGTCATTGctaaaacaataatatttttttgaaatcaagATCCTGATCAATGGAGAAAAAGAGGGCATACAATATTTGCAGCCTCGCTTTAGCCTCTCCGACTGTTTATCATATAATAGCCTACAAGTGGAGCGTCCTTGTTTTCCtgaaaacaaaatgaagataCCTACAAGGTACGACAAACTTGTAAGTAAGCTTACGTCATATTAAGTGAACTGCTCAGTTTTTTGATGGAAACGTCAAgtttttattgatttcaattttggaGCAAAATAAGATTTATGGAATAGTAAAGATTAGTTCCTTTTAAGGCTTCTGTTGTTTGACATATCGTAGTTTTTTGGGAGAAAAAATTCTCATCGAAGCTGTCGTCTCTTTACGGAGCCGCGTTGTATGGAATAAACGGAAAGTTCCGAGACGGTACGTTCTCAAGTTCAATTACGTATCCGGAATAGGAAACTAGAAGATTCCCCGAACACTTCCTCCTTCTTTTCCGGAAATCTCCCTAGGGAGATGCCGTCTATTCCGCGGAGATTCATCAGTAGcaacttttttttctctgtCAGATTTACTTATCAAGTCAATGTGAGTCAAATATCGACTGTTGGGCACCCATCACGATAACGAAGAAAAGAGGCGCACAATCTTCTCTGACCCTGAGGTTTCGAAGAAATTCCTAGTACTATTATGATAAGCACCCTCAATGCCCCCTCAATGCCACGCCACTGAGCCTAGGTATGTTCAGCTACTAGGCCAGATGTCTTCGCTTCTTCAAGGGGTGAATATTTTTGGTGCTAATTTCGacattatttattcaagGGGAGTGAAACCGGAAAGTTCAGCGGGTAAAAGCCGGAAAATGTTTTGGGGGAATCGTTTCGGCAGCTGGTTTCAAACAAAGGAAGGACCTATTGACAGTGACGGCTATCCCGATTCGGAATAGTAATTGAGATGAGGTTCAGTTTTCCTCGTTAAAAACGTCGCAGAACTTCGAGGGGGGCCCAGTTAACCCAGTAGTCATTTTTAAAGTTTTCTTTCCATGTTATGTTTGAGCTTTCAATGGCATCGAGTAACAAGGgatttatcattgaaaagGGATGACCATTTACGAATAAGGGATGAAAATTTTACGAATAAGGGATGTCTTCCTTGTTTTGTTCAGTCCCGAGAGGCTTTTAGGGCATTTTTCCCCAAAGAGGATTTCTTACGTAATCGCTTGGAGCTCTTCAGCTTTctttctatatataaagagatGTTTTTAAGCTTATTCATAGGATTATGTTTTTATGTACTTATTTTTTATGATATCTTAATAACAacgacaacaacaactttatcaatttttcatttaattttaaaagaaaagtaGAAAAGTAAAcgaaagaaaagaaaaaacaaacaaaaattcaagaataCATGCTATCATCATTTCAATTAGCTGCTTTACTAGGTTTGGCTACATACGCTTCAGCTCAAACACCAACAGAAATCACAGAATTAAATGTCTTATTAAATGATGTCGGTTCTCATTTAGAAGATTATATGAACTTGGCTACCAATCCAGACTCAGGTATaactttacaaaatatGCCAGCTGGTATGTTAGACGTTGGTATGGCTTTAGCTTCTGCTACAGATGATTCCTATACTACATTATATTCGGAAGTCGATTTCGCTGGTGTTCAATCTATGATTACTGAATTACCATGGTATAGTTCAAGATTAAGACCAGCTTTAGAATCTGCATTAGATACAATAAGTGATACCGCTTCAGCAACAACCACAAATGCTGTTAGAAGTACAAGTGGTACTCCATTTGTCAATGGTACCACTACGACGCATACAAGTGCTACTACTCCATTTGTC includes:
- the NDAI0A03890 gene encoding SRP1/TIP1 family protein; amino-acid sequence: MLSSFQLAALLGLATYASAQTPTEITELNVLLNDVGSHLEDYMNLATNPDSGITLQNMPAGMLDVGMALASATDDSYTTLYSEVDFAGVQSMITELPWYSSRLRPALESALDTISDTASATTTNAVRSTSGTPFVNGTTTTHTSATTPFVNGTTTTLPIVSSITHTNDTTTSPIPSSVTDGYRNSTASRSSVSSVAPPYANTSVTILPTATQNHSNSTTTMSTHPANNANRVVMGVGAGALGAMVALLL